The following are from one region of the Salvia hispanica cultivar TCC Black 2014 chromosome 1, UniMelb_Shisp_WGS_1.0, whole genome shotgun sequence genome:
- the LOC125188466 gene encoding protein MOTHER of FT and TFL1-like codes for MRRASLDPLVVGRVVGDVLDIFVPTAELAVRYTAQKISINGGKVKPSSAAERPNVRITGSPNNYYTLVMVDPDAPSPSEPTFREWLHWLVIDIPEGSDASEGMNRYDPKELMAYMGPQPPWIHRHIFTAFRQAGLMETVKGKPAERVLFSTRQFASENQLGLPVAALYFNSQKQPAGIKRR; via the exons ATGCGTCGGGCGTCGCTGGATCCGCTGGTGGTGGGCCGAGTGGTCGGAGACGTGCTCGACATCTTCGTCCCCACCGCGGAGCTGGCCGTGCGCTACACCGCTCAGAAGATCAGCATCAACGGCGGCAAGGTCAAgccctcctccgccgccgaaAGGCCTAACGTCCGCATCACCGGCTCCCCTAATAACTACTACACTCTT GTCATGGTTGATCCTGACGCTCCTAGTCCGAGTGAACCCACATTTAGAGAGTGGCTCCATTG GCTAGTCATAGACATTCCGGAGGGATCCGATGCCAGTGAAGGTATGAACCGCTATGACCC gaaggAGCTAATGGCGTACATGGGACCGCAGCCGCCGTGGATCCATCGCCACATATTTACAGCTTTCCGGCAGGCGGGGCTGATGGAGACGGTGAAAGGGAAGCCAGCAGAGAGAGTACTTTTCAGTACGCGGCAATTCGCGAGCGAGAATCAGCTCGGTCTCCCGGTCGCCGCTCTCTACTTCAATTCTCAGAAACAACCAGCCGGAATCAAGAGACGttaa